GCTTTTGTTTCGCAAGTGGTCGATAGAATTATAGTAATGAAAAAGGGTTCGATTGTTGATGATTTTCCACGAACGCAACTTTTCAATGCAAATAGGGATGAATATACACAAGCATTATTAAATATGAATGAAATTGAAATAAAGAAATAAATTATTTATAGAGGGGTTTAGAAAATGAAAAAATTAATTGTCACATTAATTGCGATGTTACTTGTGTTAACGGCTTGTAGTAACGGTTCTGGTAATAAAAACGATAAAGAGGCAACGAAAAATTATAAACAAGATTCAGGGAAAACGATTAAAGTTCCTAAAAAGCCAAAACGTATCGTAGTTTTAGGTGCGACATATGCGGGTGGTTTAAAACAGCTGGATGCTAATGTAGTTGGTGTTGCTAAAATTGTAAACGACAGCAAAGTGTTAAAAAACAAATTTAAAGATGTGAAAAAAGTAGACCCAGAAAATGTTGAAAGTGTAGCCAAATTAAAACCAGATTTAATCATTGATTATAGCACTGATAAAAATATTAAAAAGTTACAAAAAGTAGCGCCTACTGTAGCATTTGATTATCAAAAACATGATTACAAACAACAACACATTGAATTAGGTAAACTTGTAGGTAAAGAAGATAAAGCGAAACAATGGGTTAAAGACTGGGATAAAAAGACAAAAAATGACGGTAAAGAAATTAAGAAAGCTATCGGTGACGATACATCAGTATCAATCATTAAAGATTTCGATAAAAAATTATATGTGCTAGGTAAAACTTATGGACATGGTAGTGAAGTATTATATGATTCCTTCGGTCTGAAAATGCCAGCTAATGTAGCTAAAGCAACTAAGAAAAATGACCTCGCCGAGATCTCAGAAGAAGATATTCCAAAAATGACTGGAGACTATGTAATTACTCCAGTAGCTAAAGGTGCTAAATTATCATTTGGCGATAAAGACGTTTGGAAAAATAGTAAGGCAGTAACAGAACATCACGATATCAAAGTCGATGAAGGTATTTATTGGTTAAATGATCCTTATTCATTAGACTATGAACGTAAAGATTTAAAATCAAAATTATTAAAACAACAATAATAAGTTACTTAATTACTAATAAATATGACTCCCATGATAGATTATTCTACTGTGGGAGTTATTTTTATTTAAATCAAAAGATACAGTACGTAGAACTTCAAATACTTGTACAAATCATATATACTTAAAAGACTGAAAAACTATATGATCAAATATTAAGGAGGTGTGAGTTGGATACATGAAACAAGATCAACAAATTGCACAGTGGTTGGAATTAACGCAATATGTGCATTATATTGAAACAATGATGGAGAAGAGTTTAAGACAACAATATAACCTCAGCTTAAAAGAATTTTATGTATTATATGAAATTAACAATGCTCAAGGTAATAAATATAAAATCAATGATTTAATTAAGGTAGTAGATTTAAGTCAAAGTGCCATGTCACGATTGATTAATAGGTTAGAAAGCTTTTCACCTAGTTATGTAACTAGAAATGAGTGTTTAGAAGATCATCGTGCTATGTACATTTATTTAACGGAAGCTGGTTCCGAAATTATAAACGATGCGAGTAATACGTATGCTAATCTTTTAGAAAAAGTTGATTTTAACCATATGCGTCAACTTACACAAGATTCAAAAAGTGAGGCTTAATCACTAAAACTGTTTTTATTTAACAAGGGGGATTTAATATGAAAATCACAGGGAATTGGTTAAATTTATGTGTTTCCGATTTGACACAAAGTGAAGATTTTTATAGCAAAATAGGTTTTGAAATTAAGAAAAATGAAGAAATGCTGGATAAAATGTTAGGTGTCCAAACAGCAGACGGTCATATTATTATGTTGATTGAACAACAACAATTTAAAAAAGCAGCAAATGTAAACGACACAACTAACAATGGCGCATTAGTTTCTGTATCTGTATCTACAAGTGATGAAGTTGATGAGCTGTTAGCTTTAGTAGATGATACCAATGGTAAGGTATTACAAAGAGGAACTAAATTAGAAGGTTTTTATGGTGGATTATTTAGTGATCCAGATGGCAACCGTTTTAATATTATCGCAATGTAACAGTTAATTAGCTTAAAATTTGTATTTTTTATTTATAACACTACGTTAACAATATAATTAAAATAAATATTTATAGCTAGTTTATGTAAATAATGCTATTTTGATAGAGTGGGCAATGAAATCTACTTTTGAGTCAGATTGTTGTCGCACTCTTTTTTGTTACTAATAATTAATGAAAGTAGGGATCTTTTGATTAAAGCAATAGCAGTAGACAAAGATGGAACATTTTTAAATTCAGAGCATTCATACGATAGAGCTTATTTTGATCGATTATTTACCGAAATCAAACGCCAAAACATAAAATTTATCGTTGCTAGTGGGAATCAATACGCACAATTACAATCATTTTTCCCAGGTAAAGACGAAGATATTACTTATGTAGGTGAGAACGGCGCTGTTACATACTTCAAAGATGAATTACTAAATGCGCATCATTTCGATGCTACTTTAATTGAAGATGTAGTTAAGTTTTTAGAACAAGAGCATCAAATAAAAAATATTATTTTAAGTGGTGTTAAAACGTCATATTTACGACATGATGCCCCTGAAGCATTTAAGGAATACGTTAAATTATATTATAAAGATATTACATATGTAGATAACTTCGATGATTTAAGTCACGATAAAATCGTCAAAGTCGCAATGCACATCGCTGATGAAACTTTATTGAATAATGTTGTTAAAGAATTAAACGCTAAATTTGGCCAGTCTATTCGTTCAGTGACGAGTGGATTTGATAGTTTAGACTTGTTGGTACCTCATGTTAATAAAGGGGAAGCCATTAAAGAGTTATTAGCAGAATGGGGTATTCAAGAAGACGAATTATTAGCATTCGGCGACGCTAACAATGATATCGAAATGCTACAATTAACACCACATAGTTATGCAATGGAAAGCTGCAGTCCAGAATTGGCAGAAGTTGCAAACCATCGTGCCCCTTCTAATGATGAATCAGGCGTTTTACAAGTAATCGAAAAGTATTTAAAAGAACAACAATAGTAGCTAGATGCAATAAATAAAAAATGGTTATCTCCACTATATGAAGGAGATAACCATTTTATTTTTGTACGTCGATAATCGTATGTAATAACTATCCAAAAATATTTATAACTTGTCGTAAAACTTTTTCATAATATAAAAACCGACGGCACTCAATGAAAGACCAACGATAATAATTAATGCAATAATCATGATAATATACCTCGATGATTGTAAAATTTTTATAATTATATCACATTATTTTATTTAAATAATACATCAATTACAGTATAGAATTAGTAGTAAAAAATAAGGAATAAATTGCCAAAAAATGGGCGGGGCAGCAATATTATTTGTATAAGATAATCTTGGAACCCTGCCACGGCAGAGATGGCCATATTTGAAAAAAGCTTGATATAAACCATTTTCAAATCAGTCATTTACTGACCGTATAAAAATAAAAACCTGAAGACAATATAATGCCTCAGGCTCTTATTTTGAGAATGAATATTTATGTTCCAGACTCTTTAATCACTTTAAATTATGCTAATTAACGATATGCACGGGAACAGGTGAATTGTTAGCTACCTTATGCGTAACATTCCCTAAGACGTTGCCTATGTTCGCTTTATCACGTTTGTTACTCATCACTACAACGTCATAATTATTATTTTCAAGTTCCCCTAAAATTTTACTTCGGATTGGACCAGAGCTAAATTTTATATTCACTTGTACGCCTGTAGCTTGCAGTTTTTCCACGAAGGGTTGTAAACGCTCTTCTTTTTTAGCTGTTAAGTCCTCAACGTGTTCATTGTCATACCGCACGGAGCTTTGTAATTCTGCATCAGAAATAACATTGTAAATAGTTACTGTCACATCATTTTGGCCACCACTAAGATTTTCAATTGCTTTAGGTACGTTCGTAAATGAGTTTTCAAAGTCATATGCTAATAAAATATTTTTATACATAACCTTTGCCTCCTTTATAATACGTATACCCTGTTTTTGAAAAAATATATGTCTTTATTGTTAAATAAATAAATTATGTTTATACATCTAATCCAATAATTTCACTAACGTTATTATAGTTGTGTTGAGCTAAATAGGCAGCCAACTCTTTATTTAATCTTTTCGTTAGTCCTGGGCCTTGTAATACGAGAGAACTGTATATTTGAACTAAAGATGCACCACTACGTAACATAGTTATGACATCTTCAGTAGTGAAAATACCGCCTGTACCTATAATTAAAAAGTCTCCGTTAGTTTCTTTATAAGTCCATTTGATAAGTTCTAAATTACGTTTAAATAATGGTTTACCACTTAAGCCACCAGTTTCGTTTTTATGTTGTGACGTCAAATTGTCTCTTTTTTGGGTAGTGTTCGCTAATACTATGCCATCAAAGGTCTCAACAATTGACGGTAATATATGTTTTAATTCTGATGTTTCTAGGTCAGAAGTTAGTTTAATAAAAATTGGAATTTGCAAATGCTGTTGTTCTTTATAATCAGTAATAGCTTGGCACAACATTGTAAATTCATCTTTATCATGAAAGTTTTGTAAGTTTGCTGTGTTTGGCGAACTAATATTAACAGTGAAATACGTCACATCATTTTTAAACGTATCAATAACTTTAATGTAATCTTGGTATCTCTCTTCATAAGGCGTGATTTTATTCACACCTACATTAAGTCCTATAGGTAATGAATAAGCAAAGCGTCTCAAATTACTTAATGCTTTATTCATTCCTAAATTGTTAAAGCCCATGCGATTTATTAATGCATCGTCTTCGAGTAAACGGTACATACGTGGTTTAGGATTACCATCTTGTGGCTTTGGTGTGATGCCACCAAGTTCTATTGCACCAAATCCTGCCATTTCTAGAGCTTTTGGTACTTCACAAGATTTATCAAAACCTGCGGCAAGTCCTATTGGGTTAGGGAATGTAATACCTTTAATATGTTGTGTTAGTGAGGCATGTTCATAATAAAAGAAACGTTTAATTGTTGATAAAAATAAAGAATGATTTTGTGTTAGTTTTAACACATTAATTGTTTTACCGTGCGCTTCTTCTGGATCCATTTTAAATAATAAAGGTTTCATTAATTTATACATTGATTACGCTCCAATAATTTGATTTTGAAATTACACTTTAGCTTTAATAATTATCTTTATTCTATAATAAAATGGAAGGTAAAATAAAGTTACTATAAGAAAATAGTGAATTTATCTTGTAAATGAAGTTGTCGCAATTAGATTAACAAGTGGGAAAACAGGTAATATTATAATTATATGACTTGAAAGAAAGTAGGGATGTTATGAATAAATCATGGCAAGAACAACTACCATTAAATAATATAAAAAATATTTCTCCGGTTAGTGGAGGAGATGTTAATGACGCATATATAGTTGAGACAGATAAAGAAACTTATTTTTTACTTGTACAAAAAAATAGAGATGCAGATTTTTATGGCGCAGAGATAGCCGGTTTGAAAAAATTTGAAGAAGCGGGTATCAAAGCACCTATAGTAGAAGGGAATGGTCAAATAGATAATGATGCCTATTTGTTATTAAGCTATTTACAAGAAGGTGGTCGTGGAGATCAACGAGATTTAGCAAAATTGGTTGCTAAAATGCATAGTCAACAACAACCTGATGGTAAATTTGGATTTGAAATGCCCCATGAAGGTGGCGATATTTCGTTTGATAATAGCTGGTGCGACACATGGCAAGAACTATTCGTTGAAAGACGTTTAGAGCCGTTGAAAGAGTCACTCGTGGACAAGGGTTTATGGATAGAAGATGACGTAAATACCTTTAATCAAGTGAAAGACGTCATCAATAAAGCTTTAAAAGAGCATAATAGTAAGCCTTCATTATTGCACGGAGATATGTGGGGAGGTAACCATATGTTTTTAACTAATGGAGAACCTGCTTTATTTGATCCAGCACCACTATATGGTGATAGAGAATTTGATATGGGTATTACTACTGTGTTTGGCGGTTTTAATCAAGCATTTTATGATGAATATAATAAACAATTTCCATTAGCTAAAGGTGCAGATTTCCGAATGGAATTTTATAAGTTATATATTTTAATGATTCACTTATTAAAATTTGGTGGTATGTATGCTACGAGCGTTGATCGTTCGATGGCCAAAATATTAAATTAGTATTGTTTAAGGTTGAGGTATCAGATGATATCTCAACCTTAATTTTATATAAACGAACATATAGGCGTAAAAATTGCAAAATTCATAAGTTAGTAGAATGATTATCTATGGAGTAATAAATATGAGGAGGTATTTTATGGATAGTAAAAGACTAAAAGAGACTTTGTTAAATAATTACAATGAACGTATTAAATCAGCCGAAGAAGATAATTTTGATATTAATAAAGAATTAGAAAATGTTTTAAATGGGATTGGCTATTCGACAAAAGACACTGGTGGCAAAGTTGAATTTTACGGTAAAGATCCTATACAACCGAGTACTTTGAAAATCGCTTCGCTAGCTGGAATTGGCTTGGCAGCTAAATCGGTAGCTATTGCATCTTTATGGAAGCAAAGAACAGGTGTTGGCCAAGATATTCAAGTAGATATAAGAAAAGCATTAAAAAGACTTTCGCCATTTTATGAAAAAAAGTGGGAAACAGTGAATGGTTTTGCGGCAAAAGCACAAATTTTTCCTAATAATCCTACACGTTTTGATTTCTACCAAACCAAAGATGGACGCTGGGTTATGCCGTTAAATCCTTATCCTAGTGCACAAAGACATACTTTAGAATTATTAAATGCACTGCCAAACAAAAAGTCTATTACGCATGCTATTAGACAATGGCATTCACATGATTTAGAAGAAAAAGCGGCTGAAAAAGGTGTTGTTATGCCTGTCGTACGCTCCGTTCCAGAATTTTTGAATGAAGAGCAATTTGAATATATAGCTCAAAATCCATTAGTGACAATTGAAAAAATTGGAGAATCCGAGCCGGAACCTTTTACTAGTAATCCTACCCAACCTTTAGACGGTATACGTGCGCTTGGAATGGGGCATGTTATTGCAGGTGCTGGACTGGGGCGTGGCTTAGCATTACATGGAGCCGATGTATTAAATGTGTGGCGCCCTTCTGAATTTGAAGAGGAATCATTACTTCTAACTTCTCATATTGGGATGCGTTCAACTTATTTAGATATTGATAACCAACGTGCACATCGCCAAAAATTTGACGAATTATTGCAAGATGCCGATATTTTCTTTTTAAATAAACGTAGCGGATTTATGACTGAAAAACACTTAACACCACACGAATTAGCGGAACAAAGACCTGGTATTATTCATTGTTCAGTAAGTTGTTATGGTGAGGCAGGACCATGGTCAGACAGAAATGGTTTTGATCAAACTGCGGGATGTGTGACAGGCGTCATGGATTTAGAAGGCACACCTGATAAACCCCAATTACCACCTATCGTTGTCGTCAATGACTATGTTATTTCTTGGTTAATGGAAACGGCTGCCATTAAAGCACTTGAAAGAAGAGCCCAAGAAGGTGGTAGTTATAAAATTCAAGTGAATCTAAGTCGTATATCATTATATCTTTTATCTTTAGGTATTTTTGATAAAAACTATGTAAATAGTACTTATAACTCTAGCGATGAACATACTATTGTAAGTCCAGAACAATTTGAAGACGATACGCCATTAGGTCATTATGTTGGCGTTACCGATCAAGTGAAAATGACTGAAACACCTGGAGAATATAAATATACTTTAACGCCAAGAGGTGCAAGTCAACCTGAATGGTTACCATTTTAAGCCTAGGTAATTAACCAAGGCGTAAATTTGGGAGTTAAGTATTATAATAGGGCCCGTACTTGGAGTAATAGTACGGACCATTTTTATAACATTTTAGGCAGATCATAATAATAAATATTAGTAGTTCTACGTAAATTGTTAAGTCTAATTCTATAGAAAGTAATTGTTTTTTGAAATTAATTTTAAAAAACAATTGATTATTTTCCGTATAAAATATAAATTAAATGTTAAGAAAAGGTAGGAGGTTTTTATTATGTCAAAAAAAGTCATAACAAGTTTGGCGACGGTATTAGCAATTACTTCCATAATTAATGTCAGTCATCATAATATTAAAGCTGCGACTAATAATGATACACAAAATACACAACAATCGGAGCAAACAAGTTTTAGGGTTATATTACCGAATGACGATAGACATCAAATATCTAACACTACGAGCGGTCATTATCAATCTTTAGGATTTGTTGATATGGGTAAAAATATTGCAACAGGAGTAGTAATTGGAAAAAATACTATTTTGACAAACAAACACGTAACCGATTTGTCTGACGGCAAAATGAAATTTGCGCCATCAGCATCCGATGAGTCTACATATCCATATGGTGAATTTGAAGAAAAAAGCAGTGAACAATACGACGGCGATGCTGATTTAGCAGTCGTTCATTTTAAAACTAATGATAAAGGGCAACATTTAGGTGATGTGGTTGATCCGGTGACTATCGGTGATCCAACACAAGGCCAAAAAGGAGATAATATTACAGTAACTGGCTACCCAGGAGATAAACCCATGGCGACAATGTGGGAAAGTAAAGGTAGAATTTTATCAAATAGTGCTTCAAGTATGACTTATGACGCAAGCACATATGGAGGCAATTCTGGCTCTGGCGTATTTAATGAAAACAATGAATTGATTGCATTACATTATGGTGGCGTTGAAAATGAAAGTAATAATGCTATACCTTTAACTGGAGATGTCCTAAAATTCATTAATGATAATAATAGTTAACTGAAGATAATTATTTACAATCACAATATCCTTGTTAAATAAAACAAGCGCATATTGTGATTTGTTATATTAGATAGAAAATAAGTTTAATTCGCCCATCATTAAAAATAAAAACAGTTTCTTCTATATAATATGTATATCGTTCGCATTTAATATAGTAGAAAAGTATACTTAATAATCCAATCTTATTTATATAAGGAATGATTAATTAAGTGAAAAGTATAATAAAAGTGTGTGTTTGGATTTTAATTGTAGTAGTGCCAATCATTATATTCACTTTTAATATTGGGAATGTTAAGCATCATTTATATGATACATTTCACAATAATGTCAGTATAAATAAAAAATCATCTGAATTTAATGACTTTATTTCTCGACAACGAAGTAGAGAAACTGAATCTTTTGGTGAATATAAAAACAAGCAACTTAGTAGTGAAGGTAAACATTATGGCATTGATTATGGTGTGCCAGAAGATACTAAAGTAAAAGCTGTGACGCATGGAACGGTTACACGAACTTTTGATAATGAGTTTGGAGGCAAAGTATTACAAATTGCAGAGGCAAATGGTCAATATCATCAATGGTACATGCACCTTAATAAATACAAGGTCAAAGTTGGAGACACAGTTAAACCAGGAGATGTTATTGCATTATCTGGTAACACAGGTAAACAAACTACAGGGCCTCACGTTCATTTTCAAAGAATGAAAAATGGGGTGGGCAATAAGTATGCTGAAGATCCTAAACCATTTATAGATAAACTCCCCGATAAAGAACGTAGCATTTACGAATTGTGATAGCACTTATCTTTAGTTATTGAGATAAAGGGTAAATATATTAGAACAGTAGCTAAGGGGGCTTCGTGTATGTCTGATATAAAAAATGTGCATCCACCAGAACAATTTAAATATAAAAATAGTGCAGTTAGAATCAAAAATTACTTTCAATTTACATGTGATAATCGAATATACTTTTCGAAAGTGAAGTATATTGATTTGACGAATCATCTTTATAAATTTGATGTTGAAATTTTATCGCCAATTGATGAATTAGGTTTGGCATTAGACTTTAATGAAGTTAATAAAATTTATAACGAACACATCGCGCCTTATTTAGATAAGCAATTAGTTAACGAAACGTTACCGACGATGAACACGACTGCTGAAAATATAGCTTTATGGATTTGGGATCAATTTGCTAGAGCTTTACCTAAAGGGAATAAATTAGAAAAATTAACATTTTTTGAAAATGAAACACAAGGACTAGTTCTTACAGCAGACGACATGGAGTAATATAAACTTTAGCCTATTACAAAATGAGCAACACTTTTTTTGTAATAGGCTAATATTTGGTGCTAATTTTGTATAAAAATTTTAATAACTATTTTTTTTATAAAAGATACGTGGTATATTATATCTTATATTTTACCATGGAGGTAGATTTTATATGGAAAAAGTCAGTCCTAAACAGTTTTTATACAACGTTTTATCGGGAGTAGCAATTGCGATTGTAGCAGGTCTTGTACCTAACGCAATTTTAGGTGAATTATTGAAATTTTTAGCAAGTAAAAATGCAATTTTTCAAACACCATTGCAAATCGTACTTGCCATTCAATTTACTGTACCATTATTAGTAGGAACTTTAATTGCCATGCGCTTTAAACTACAACCACTAGCCACAGCTGTCGTAGCAAGTTCTGCTTTTGTAGGTAGTGGTGTTGCACAATTTAAAAATGGAGCAGTTGTGTTAGTTGGTGTAGGTGATTTAATTAATACAATGATTACAGCGGCCATAGCAGTATTGTTTATTTTAGTAATTGGTGAGCGTTTCGGCAGCCTTGGATTAATATTTTTACCAACGATAGTCGGTGTTTCAGCAAGTCTAATAGGTGTCACAATACTACCTTACATAAAATTAATTACTACAGGCATAGGTAATCTTGTTAATACATTTACTGAATTACAACCTATATTAATGTCTATTTTAATAGCTATTGTCTTTAGTTTTCTTATTATATCTCCTATTTCAACAGTAGCGACTTCATTAGCTATAGGTATAACTGGCTTGGCGGCAGGTTCTGCATCAATAGGTATTGTGGCTTGTGAAGCGGCACTTGTAGCCGGCACGATTAAAATAAATAGGGCAGGCGTACCATTAACGATATTTTTAGGTGGCGTAAAAATGATGATACCTAATATGGTTCGTCATCCTATGATATTACTACCAATATTTACTACGGCGATTATTTCGGGTTTCGTAGGAGGTTTATTAGAAATTAGTGGTACGAAGGAATCGGCTGGGTTCGGCATAATAGGAATGATAGGTCCAATTAGTGCTTTTAAATTAATGGATGCAGATCCATTGATGCGTTTATTAGTAGTGTTTATAGCATTTTTTGTCGTGCCGTTTATTGTCGGTTTCGCGGTCAATGCTATCTATATGAAGGTCTTTAAATTATATGATAGAGAAATATTTAAATTTTTAGCGTAATCTTTGCGAATAATTCAAATAATATAGAATAAAAAGGACGTGCTCTATTAAGTTAGAGTACGTCCATCTCTTTAGCCAAAGTTAATTAATACTTTTAAAGTTACTTCATGCGTTCTAACATGACTAATTTTAGTGGTTTAATTAAATGATAGCTAGTATTTTTAGTGTTATCTTTTACTAATTCTTCTAACAAATCAATAAGTTCGATATCACTTTTATGACTATACCAATCATACAGTTGGTCGTCAGATAGTTGACTCAATTTGTACTTTTCAATGTCATAATAGCGATCGGCACCAAGTCCACCTTCATCAATCATTGTAGAAATTCGTGGAGACCGTGTTTCGTAAAGTTTGTCGATTCTTAAACGTGTATCATCATAAGTAGTCATAACAAAATCCTCCTTTCAAATGGTAACGTGGAGTCATTTCCAACTTGCTTAAATGCTGAATACTGTTCGTTAATATATGCTACAAACTATTATCTTCACTTATAGTGTATTATTACAAAACGGTTTACACAATATCTTTGCTCAAGTAATTCTATTTTTAAGTTTTTACTGTGGAATTCGACTGATTTATATTAAGGAACTTAATTTCAATGCAAATTTTTATATTACAACAATGTAATAAAAGTATGTCATGTAATTTTTCTGATAATAACAACAATTCTATTGAATACTGTTATAGAAGTCTATAAATAGGTAAAAAGCCTACTATTATGTTGATTTTAATTTAGCGACTAATGTTACAGAACGTTACAGAAACGGATTATTGTCATATAATTTACATGTTTTG
The Staphylococcus kloosii genome window above contains:
- a CDS encoding M23 family metallopeptidase codes for the protein MKSIIKVCVWILIVVVPIIIFTFNIGNVKHHLYDTFHNNVSINKKSSEFNDFISRQRSRETESFGEYKNKQLSSEGKHYGIDYGVPEDTKVKAVTHGTVTRTFDNEFGGKVLQIAEANGQYHQWYMHLNKYKVKVGDTVKPGDVIALSGNTGKQTTGPHVHFQRMKNGVGNKYAEDPKPFIDKLPDKERSIYEL
- a CDS encoding VOC family protein codes for the protein MKITGNWLNLCVSDLTQSEDFYSKIGFEIKKNEEMLDKMLGVQTADGHIIMLIEQQQFKKAANVNDTTNNGALVSVSVSTSDEVDELLALVDDTNGKVLQRGTKLEGFYGGLFSDPDGNRFNIIAM
- a CDS encoding trypsin-like serine peptidase, with the translated sequence MSKKVITSLATVLAITSIINVSHHNIKAATNNDTQNTQQSEQTSFRVILPNDDRHQISNTTSGHYQSLGFVDMGKNIATGVVIGKNTILTNKHVTDLSDGKMKFAPSASDESTYPYGEFEEKSSEQYDGDADLAVVHFKTNDKGQHLGDVVDPVTIGDPTQGQKGDNITVTGYPGDKPMATMWESKGRILSNSASSMTYDASTYGGNSGSGVFNENNELIALHYGGVENESNNAIPLTGDVLKFINDNNS
- a CDS encoding 6-pyruvoyl trahydropterin synthase family protein; the protein is MSDIKNVHPPEQFKYKNSAVRIKNYFQFTCDNRIYFSKVKYIDLTNHLYKFDVEILSPIDELGLALDFNEVNKIYNEHIAPYLDKQLVNETLPTMNTTAENIALWIWDQFARALPKGNKLEKLTFFENETQGLVLTADDME
- a CDS encoding fructosamine kinase family protein — protein: MNKSWQEQLPLNNIKNISPVSGGDVNDAYIVETDKETYFLLVQKNRDADFYGAEIAGLKKFEEAGIKAPIVEGNGQIDNDAYLLLSYLQEGGRGDQRDLAKLVAKMHSQQQPDGKFGFEMPHEGGDISFDNSWCDTWQELFVERRLEPLKESLVDKGLWIEDDVNTFNQVKDVINKALKEHNSKPSLLHGDMWGGNHMFLTNGEPALFDPAPLYGDREFDMGITTVFGGFNQAFYDEYNKQFPLAKGADFRMEFYKLYILMIHLLKFGGMYATSVDRSMAKILN
- a CDS encoding MarR family winged helix-turn-helix transcriptional regulator, producing the protein MKQDQQIAQWLELTQYVHYIETMMEKSLRQQYNLSLKEFYVLYEINNAQGNKYKINDLIKVVDLSQSAMSRLINRLESFSPSYVTRNECLEDHRAMYIYLTEAGSEIINDASNTYANLLEKVDFNHMRQLTQDSKSEA
- a CDS encoding universal stress protein, whose product is MYKNILLAYDFENSFTNVPKAIENLSGGQNDVTVTIYNVISDAELQSSVRYDNEHVEDLTAKKEERLQPFVEKLQATGVQVNIKFSSGPIRSKILGELENNNYDVVVMSNKRDKANIGNVLGNVTHKVANNSPVPVHIVN
- a CDS encoding quinone-dependent dihydroorotate dehydrogenase, encoding MYKLMKPLLFKMDPEEAHGKTINVLKLTQNHSLFLSTIKRFFYYEHASLTQHIKGITFPNPIGLAAGFDKSCEVPKALEMAGFGAIELGGITPKPQDGNPKPRMYRLLEDDALINRMGFNNLGMNKALSNLRRFAYSLPIGLNVGVNKITPYEERYQDYIKVIDTFKNDVTYFTVNISSPNTANLQNFHDKDEFTMLCQAITDYKEQQHLQIPIFIKLTSDLETSELKHILPSIVETFDGIVLANTTQKRDNLTSQHKNETGGLSGKPLFKRNLELIKWTYKETNGDFLIIGTGGIFTTEDVITMLRSGASLVQIYSSLVLQGPGLTKRLNKELAAYLAQHNYNNVSEIIGLDV
- a CDS encoding ABC transporter substrate-binding protein; this encodes MKKLIVTLIAMLLVLTACSNGSGNKNDKEATKNYKQDSGKTIKVPKKPKRIVVLGATYAGGLKQLDANVVGVAKIVNDSKVLKNKFKDVKKVDPENVESVAKLKPDLIIDYSTDKNIKKLQKVAPTVAFDYQKHDYKQQHIELGKLVGKEDKAKQWVKDWDKKTKNDGKEIKKAIGDDTSVSIIKDFDKKLYVLGKTYGHGSEVLYDSFGLKMPANVAKATKKNDLAEISEEDIPKMTGDYVITPVAKGAKLSFGDKDVWKNSKAVTEHHDIKVDEGIYWLNDPYSLDYERKDLKSKLLKQQ
- a CDS encoding PTS transporter subunit IIC, whose product is MEKVSPKQFLYNVLSGVAIAIVAGLVPNAILGELLKFLASKNAIFQTPLQIVLAIQFTVPLLVGTLIAMRFKLQPLATAVVASSAFVGSGVAQFKNGAVVLVGVGDLINTMITAAIAVLFILVIGERFGSLGLIFLPTIVGVSASLIGVTILPYIKLITTGIGNLVNTFTELQPILMSILIAIVFSFLIISPISTVATSLAIGITGLAAGSASIGIVACEAALVAGTIKINRAGVPLTIFLGGVKMMIPNMVRHPMILLPIFTTAIISGFVGGLLEISGTKESAGFGIIGMIGPISAFKLMDADPLMRLLVVFIAFFVVPFIVGFAVNAIYMKVFKLYDREIFKFLA
- a CDS encoding CoA transferase gives rise to the protein MDSKRLKETLLNNYNERIKSAEEDNFDINKELENVLNGIGYSTKDTGGKVEFYGKDPIQPSTLKIASLAGIGLAAKSVAIASLWKQRTGVGQDIQVDIRKALKRLSPFYEKKWETVNGFAAKAQIFPNNPTRFDFYQTKDGRWVMPLNPYPSAQRHTLELLNALPNKKSITHAIRQWHSHDLEEKAAEKGVVMPVVRSVPEFLNEEQFEYIAQNPLVTIEKIGESEPEPFTSNPTQPLDGIRALGMGHVIAGAGLGRGLALHGADVLNVWRPSEFEEESLLLTSHIGMRSTYLDIDNQRAHRQKFDELLQDADIFFLNKRSGFMTEKHLTPHELAEQRPGIIHCSVSCYGEAGPWSDRNGFDQTAGCVTGVMDLEGTPDKPQLPPIVVVNDYVISWLMETAAIKALERRAQEGGSYKIQVNLSRISLYLLSLGIFDKNYVNSTYNSSDEHTIVSPEQFEDDTPLGHYVGVTDQVKMTETPGEYKYTLTPRGASQPEWLPF
- a CDS encoding Cof-type HAD-IIB family hydrolase — its product is MIKAIAVDKDGTFLNSEHSYDRAYFDRLFTEIKRQNIKFIVASGNQYAQLQSFFPGKDEDITYVGENGAVTYFKDELLNAHHFDATLIEDVVKFLEQEHQIKNIILSGVKTSYLRHDAPEAFKEYVKLYYKDITYVDNFDDLSHDKIVKVAMHIADETLLNNVVKELNAKFGQSIRSVTSGFDSLDLLVPHVNKGEAIKELLAEWGIQEDELLAFGDANNDIEMLQLTPHSYAMESCSPELAEVANHRAPSNDESGVLQVIEKYLKEQQ